In Lysinibacillus sp. 2017, the DNA window ACGGTAAAATGCGAACAATAAAATTTAGCGAAAGATTAATGTTCGGTTTTTAACTATTAAATTTATTATTCTTCTATCAATATGCCTTTAAATTGAATTTTTTGACGTAGAACAACGGGTTCCCCATTAATTTCCTCAAAAATTGGTTCCTCTCTGCGTCCAAATGGCATGTATCCATCCTGTCTCATTCGTTCTAGACATTGCTCGATTGTTTCATTTTCTTGTACTTCATACCATACTTGCTTTTTGGTCAAAATGGTCATCCTTCCAGTTTCAAAATATCGCTTTTACTATAACATGTATCCCTAGTAGCTTTCTAATTGAAAGGTCTTAATTTGTGAACGATTTGTCACAAATTTAATACAATTAAAAATTAACATAACTAAATCTACTACTATAAACTCTGCATCAAGAAAATTTTATTGCCAATCCCTCATGTAGAACAATCAAGACAAATAAAAAAACCACTGATTTCTCAGTGGTTTAACTTTGCGAAGCGACGTCCTACTCTCACAGGGGGAAACCCCCAACTACCATCGGCGCTAAAGAGCTTAACTTCTGTGTTCGGTATGGGAACAGGTGTGACCTCTTTGCCATCATCACTTCACTTTGACATGGATGTCATGGCGTCTACTTTGCCACAGGACGTGGCGTTCTTAGTAGACGTTCCTTTTAAAGAACATCCGTGTATATGTAGAAAGAATTGTTCTTTCAAAACTGGATAAACGTTTCATTGAGTTATGCAATAAAATGTGGTTAAGTCCTCGACCGATTAGTATTCGTCAGCTCCATGTGTCACCACACTTCCACCTCGAACCTATCTACCTGATCGTCTTTCAGGGGTCTTACTTACTTGCGTAATGGGAAATCTCATCTTGAGGGGGGCTTCATGCTTAGATGCTTTCAGCACTTATCCCGTCCACACATAGCTACCCAGCGATGCTCTTGGCAGAACAACTGGTACACCAGCGGTGTGTCCATCCCGGTCCTCTCGTACTAAGGACAGCTCCTCTCAAATTTCCTACGCCCACGACGGATAGGGACCGAACTGTCTCACGACGTTCTGAACCCAGCTCGCGTACCGCTTTAATGGGCGAACAGCCCAACCCTTGGGACCGACTACAGCCCCAGGATGCGATGAGCCGACATCGAGGTGCCAAACCTCCCCGTCGATGTGGACTCTTGGGGGAGATAAGCCTGTTATCCCCGGGGTAGCTTTTATCCGTTGAGCGATGGCCCTTCCATGCGGAACCACCGGATCACTAAGCCCGTCTTTCGACCCTGCTCGACTTGTAGGTCTCGCAGTCAAGCTCCCTTATGCCTTTACACTCTTCGAATGATTTCCAACCATTCTGAGGGAACCTTTGGGCGCCTCCGTTACTCTTTAGGAGGCGACCGCCCCAGTCAAACTGTCCGCCTGACACTGTCTCCTACCCCGCTAAGGGGTATGGGTTAGAAGTTCAATACAACCAGGGTAGTATCCCACTGACGCCTCCTCCGAAGCTGGCGCTCCGGAATCTCTGGCTCCTACCTATCCTGTACAAGTTGTACCAAAATTCAATATCAGGCTACAGTAAAGCTCCACGGGGTCTTTCCGTCCTGTCGCGGGTAACCTGCATCTTCACAGGTACTATAATTTCACCGAGTCTCTCGTTGAGACAGTGCCCAGATCGTTACGCCTTTCGTGCGGGTCGGAACTTACCCGACAAGGAATTTCGCTACCTTAGGACCGTTATAGTTACGGCCGCCGTTTACTGGGGCTTCAATTCGCAGCTTCGCTTGCGCTAACCACTCCTCTTAACCTTCCAGCACCGGGCAGGCGTCAGCCCCTATACGTCACCTTACGGTTTTGCAGAGACCTGTGTTTTTGCTAAACAGTCGCCTGGGCCTATTCACTGCGGCTCTTCATGGCTATTCACCTTAAAGAGCACCCCTTCTCCCGAAGTTACGGGGTCATTTTGCCGAGTTCCTTAACGAGAGTTCTCTCGCACACCTTAGGATTCTCTCCTCGACTACCTGTGTCGGTTTGCGGTACGGGCACCTCTCACCTCGATAGAGGCTTTTCTTGGCAGCGTGAAATCAGGAACTTCGCTCATACGAGCTCGTCATCACAGCTCAACGTTATAGTATGCGGATTTGCCTACATACACGCCTTACTGCTTGAACAGAGACAACCAACGCTCTGCTTACCCTATCCTACTGCGTCCCCCCATTTCTCAAACGGTGAGGAGGTGGTACAGGAATATCAACCTGTTGTCCATCGCCTACGCCTATCGGCCTCGGCTTAGGTCCCGACTAACCCTGAGCGGACGAGCCTTCCTCAGGAAACCTTAGTCATACGGTGCATGGGATTCTCACCCATGTTTCGCTACTCATACCGGCATTCTCACTTCTAAGCGCTCCACCAGTCCTTCCGGTCTGACTTCAACGCCCTTAGAACGCTCTCCTACCACGCATCCATACGGATGCATCCACAGCTTCGGTGAATCGTTTAGCCCCGATACATTTTCGGCGCAGTGTCACTCGACCAGTGAGCTATTACGCACTCTTTAAATGATGGCTGCTTCTAAGCCAACATCCTGGTTGTCTAAGCAACGCCACATCCTTTTCCACTTAACGATTACTTTGGGACCTTAGCTGGTGGTCTGGGCTGTTTCCCTTTTGACTACGGATCTTATCACTCGCAGTCTGACTCCCGTGTATAAATATCTGGCATTCGGAGTTTGTCTGAATTCGGTAACCCGAGATGGGCCCCTAGTCCAAACAGTGCTCTACCTCCAGTATTCTCAATCACGAGGCTAGCCCTAAAGCTATTTCGGAGAGAACCAGCTATCTCCAGGTTCGATTGGAATTTCTCCGCTACCCACACCTCATCCCCGCATTTTTCAACATGCGTGGGTTCGGGCCTCCAGTAAGTGTTACCTCACCTTC includes these proteins:
- a CDS encoding NETI motif-containing protein, with protein sequence MTKKQVWYEVQENETIEQCLERMRQDGYMPFGRREEPIFEEINGEPVVLRQKIQFKGILIEE